Proteins from one Aspergillus nidulans FGSC A4 chromosome VIII genomic window:
- a CDS encoding uncharacterized protein (transcript_id=CADANIAT00001874), with amino-acid sequence MPLITRGISLVNFTVASSALAFQVFVLYPWHNQLDDEFKALKNEHLRVLNKVERVLASEKFRLNSAQSQSQSQ; translated from the coding sequence ATGCCGCTCATCACTCGTGGAATCTCCCTCGTTAACTTTACGGTCGCCTCGTCCGCGCTGGCGTTCCAGGTCTTTGTCCTGTACCCGTGGCACAACCAGCTCGACGACGAGTTCAAGGCTCTTAAGAACGAACACCTCCGAGTCCTAAACAAGGTCGAGCGTGTACTTGCTTCAGAAAAGTTTAGGCTCAATAGTgcgcagtcgcagtcgcagtcgcaaTAG